In Gammaproteobacteria bacterium, the genomic window CTCGGGAGAGAGGTAGAGACTCGCAGATTCTCCGATAGTGGGCAGACGCGGATCCGGCGAACTTGCGACCGTCGGTCCAAAAAAAATGATCATTACCAATGACGACAAAAAAAAGTGTTTCAAAGTAATGACTCCAGATAAATGGACATTATATTTCGTCGAAATAACGACGAGGTTATCGGTAGTGGGTCTCCCAGCCGGGCAGAGGCTGATAGGACGCGAGTCTATGGTAATATGTCCCTGTTCACTCGCAGCGAGCAGAACCTTGCGGTGTCAATCACCCCGCCCTAAAGGGCGAGGTTTCTCGGAGACACTGATGAATGTTCGATAACTACCCACTATGTTTCCATATCCCTAAAATTCAGGGATTCTTTTATTTAGGAGAATGACGATGGCGAATTACGATCAAGTGCTTGATGCTTCTGGCCTCAACTGCCCACTGCCAATTTTACGCGCTAAAAAGGCGCTTGCCGCCATGGAAAGTGGCAAGGTGTTACGGATTATTGCCACCGACCCTGGCTCGGTTAAAGATTTTGACTCTTTTGCCAAGCAAACCGGCAATCAACTGTTAGAATCCGGTGAAGAGGACGGCAAGTTCGTCTTCCTCATCAAGAAAGCCTAATCCCGTCCTATTTTTTTAAGGCTATCCTATGTCTCAGAAAAAGCTTGCCATTATCGCCACTAAGGGTACCCTCGACTGGGCCTACCCGCCCTTTATTCTGGCATCCACTGCGGCTGCCCTGGGGTACGACGTTCAGATTTTTTTCACCTTTTATGGATTGAAGCTCCTGCAAAAAAATTTGGATCTCCAAGTAAGCTCCCTAGGTAATCCTGGCATGCCCATGCCCATGCCGGTGCCGGTGCTCATCCAGGCCCTGCCTGGAATGCAACGCATGATGACCATGATGATGAAAAAGAAAATGAAGTCCAAGGGAGTGGCAAGCCTTGAGGAACTTCGTTCCTTGTGTGTCGAAGCGGAAGTCAAAATGATAGCTTGTCAGATGACGGTTGATCTTTTTGAGTTCAACCCCGCAGATTTTATTAGTGGTATTGAATTCGCTGGTGCTGCGGCGTTTTTTGAATTCGCCGGAGAATCGGACATCTGTTTGTATATTTGAGAGTTTTATCCTGGCTCTCAGCTTGATGGCACTCAAGACAGGATGTATTATCTGGTGGCGATTCATTGCTGTGTCTCATCGCAGCGAGCCAAGGAAGGCAAGCGACACCGATGATACAAGTCATTAAGTAGCAAAGCAGGGCGTTCGGAGGCAGACTCTAGTCTTATAGAATGTGCTTAAATATGCCGATATGTGTGTTAGGAATAATTGTTTATCATGGAAACACGGATAAGTTATCCGTAGCGCGAAGGTTTCGCGTACCATCGAGTACGACCACATTGGATCGCAAAGTCGTTCTGTCCAAGGATGATCAACAGAATAGCTTTTACGGTAATCCGGGTTCCAATGCTCAGTAAATACACGATGTTGCTGGCAAATAGGCCAGCCTCCGGTTGAGACTGCCCAACCAGGACTCCAGTTGCAAGTCTTTTATACTTATCAACGGAGAGCGAATTATCTTTAATGAGCGTGAACACTTATGCGCACATTTTATGAAGCAGGCAGATGTTGGTTATTCGCCTCGTCAATGCGTTGTGATTTGGCAGGCGTCGCTCTACCATTACTTTGGGGTAGGGTATGCGTTTCTATCAAGAAGAACCGGAAGAACAGATAAAACCCGCCAGGCATCATCGACGAAAAATAAGTCGCTACGGACGCGAGGGCCACGAATGTTATGCGCGTTGAGGACGATTGTCCCAAGCCCCGATAAGCCCCGGTTGTCAAGAACCCCACGGCTAAAGGCGAGTGGCTTGAGAAATCAAATTCATAAATTCGGACTTGACCAGCCTAAGTCGAAAGTATCGGACTACGTTTTTGGAGTCATGACACCTACGGATGCGTGCCAGTCAGCAGCTCTGTCGCTAATCGTTAAACATCTTTACCAGGGTTAAGGAAGTGCGGTCAGCCAAACAGAGCTGTTGAAAACATTGGTGAGGCAAACATAACTCGGCGCAAGTCGAGTTGCCCTTACAGGCTGGCAGCCGGGAAAGACCGACTTTTTTGACTGATGGTTTTTCTCGCTAAAACCGTCCCACCTTTCCTCTTCATGGCTAAACCCAGGGTTATCTCTAAGGATAATGATGATAACCGACTCAGCATTCGGGACAGACCCCAATATAAAAATTACCCTCCATCTCGTTAGCCAAATTTAATTTTTGGACATACAGAGGAAGGTAATTTTTTAGCTATACCACCGTTTTTAGTCGAAATTGAAATCTCGTCAGGCAAGAGTTAAATCATGGGTAATTCGTTGCGCGATGCGTTGACAAAAGCGGGAGTAGTTAGCACCGGTCAGGCAAAGACATCCGCCCAGCAAACAAAAAAACAGGTACGGCAAGAACTTCATGCGAAGCGCGCCGGGGTTGCCGTGGTGCCAAACGCTGTGGCCTTAGCCGCCGCCAAGGCACAAGAGGAAAAGCTCGTGCGGGATCGCGAGATGAATCGGGAACGAGAAGCCGCCGCAGCAGCCAAGGCGGCACGCGCCCAAGCGCGGCAGATATTGCGGGAACAGATGAAGAATGACGATTCTGCTGATCTAAAATTTAATTTTGTCGAAGGAAGTCATATTTGTCATCTTTACGTTACCGCGATTCAGCGGGAGGAACTATTACAAGGACGCCTCGTTATCGTTGCCTTGGGAGAGCGTCATTATTTGGTATCAAGGGATGTGGCGGACAAAGTCCGTGTGCTTGTTCATGATGTGTTCATATATCATCCACTTGCGGCAGGCAGTCAAACAAATTCTGCTGATGACCCCTACGCTGCTTACCAGATCCCCGATGATTTGATGTGGTAGTTAATTAGCAAACAATTTATCACCGGACGTCAAGAAGCTATCGACCTCATCAAGATCGATAGTTTTCCACGCCGAGGATCGATGATGACTTCGCTACGAGCGATAAACTCGAACGTTATGCGCGTGGAGGACGATAGCCACCAAGCGCCGGTTGTGACTCCACCATCGGAATGCAGGCACGCGAACCACACC contains:
- the tusA gene encoding Sulfur carrier protein TusA, translating into MANYDQVLDASGLNCPLPILRAKKALAAMESGKVLRIIATDPGSVKDFDSFAKQTGNQLLESGEEDGKFVFLIKKA
- the dsrE gene encoding Sulfur carrier protein DsrE2, with the translated sequence MSQKKLAIIATKGTLDWAYPPFILASTAAALGYDVQIFFTFYGLKLLQKNLDLQVSSLGNPGMPMPMPVPVLIQALPGMQRMMTMMMKKKMKSKGVASLEELRSLCVEAEVKMIACQMTVDLFEFNPADFISGIEFAGAAAFFEFAGESDICLYI
- a CDS encoding DUF2058 domain-containing protein, with product MGNSLRDALTKAGVVSTGQAKTSAQQTKKQVRQELHAKRAGVAVVPNAVALAAAKAQEEKLVRDREMNREREAAAAAKAARAQARQILREQMKNDDSADLKFNFVEGSHICHLYVTAIQREELLQGRLVIVALGERHYLVSRDVADKVRVLVHDVFIYHPLAAGSQTNSADDPYAAYQIPDDLMW